A genomic stretch from Silurus meridionalis isolate SWU-2019-XX chromosome 1, ASM1480568v1, whole genome shotgun sequence includes:
- the eno1b gene encoding enolase 1b, (alpha), which translates to MTSLQKLGQKTEGTSKAVEHVPQTIAPTLIKQGFNVVEQEKIDKFMQELDGTDNKSKFGANAILGISLAVCNARAAEKGVPLYQHIADPEVILLVPVLNVTNGGSHADNKLAMQEFMILPVSASSFKEAMRIGAEVYHNLRNIIKEKYGKDATNDGDEGGFATNIVENKEVLELLKTAFSQAGYSEDVIGMDGAASQFHRNGKYDCDFKSPDDHIRYTPSDELAELYKTFVQDDPVVSIEDPVDQDDCQAWPSFTAPTDIQVVGDDLTVTNPKRISKAVAEKACNCQVLKVNQI; encoded by the exons atgacctcccttcagaaactgggccaaaaaACAGAAG GAACCTCAAAAGCTGTTGAGCATGTCCCCCAAACAATTGCACCGACACTGATTAAACAG GGATTTAATGTAGTTGAACAAGAGAAGATTGACAAGTTCATGCAGGAGTTGGATGGCACTGATAACAAGT CCAAATTTGGTGCTAATGCCATCCTGGGTATATCCTTGGCTGTGTGCAATGCAAGAGCAGCAGAAAAAGGTGTTCCTCTTTACCAACATATTGCCGACCCAGAGGTCATCCTGCTAGTGCCG GTATTAAATGTGACAAATGGTGGATCCCATGCTGACAATAAGCTCGCGATGCAGGAGTTCATGATCCTGCCGGTGAGTGCCAGTAGCTTCAAGGAGGCCATGCGCATCGGGGCTGAGGTCTACCACAACCTAAGAAACATCATTAAGGAGAAGTATGGCAAGGATGCTACCAATGATGGAGATGAGGGTGGATTTGCAACAAATATCGTGGAGAATAAGGAAG TTTTGGAGCTGCTAAAGACTGCCTTCAGCCAAGCAGGTTACTCTGAAGATGTGATTGGTATGGATGGGGCAGCATCACAGTTTCACCGGAATGGAAAATATGATTGTGACTTCAAGTCACCTGATGACCACATTCGTTACACTCCCTCTGATGAACTTGCTGAACTGTACAAGACCTTTGTTCAGGATGACCCTG TGGTGTCCATTGAGGACCCAGTTGACCAGGATGATTGCCAGGCCTGGCCCAGCTTTACAGCCCCTACAGATATTCAGGTAGTTGGGGACGACCTGACCGTGACTAATCCTAAACGTATTTCCAAAGCCGTGGCGGAGAAGGCCTGCAATTGTCAGGTGCTCAAAGTGAACCAAATTTGA